In one Babylonia areolata isolate BAREFJ2019XMU chromosome 12, ASM4173473v1, whole genome shotgun sequence genomic region, the following are encoded:
- the LOC143288101 gene encoding uncharacterized protein LOC143288101, whose amino-acid sequence MPTERDLQLVGAIYSCWFPLSSRRMNGAHATLTSTSCPRDLSQYLPVHQPVQKPGGLAVCAKIAYGLRLDPNKLVEWFEMQRLLGVDRIQLFDLNNTDIVQKVFKHYQDSGLLDLLPYKLPGRPWGRFILKDGRDWTRYGDDKELPVWDCRLRLAGFKYVSTVDMDEFIFPRGFTSLKAFLRQQFDKQKIAAVLKFKPVFFLDHWGPVDPNASLMFLRYLNCTDPKNVVIKTAYLPERTHQAHTHDAYPYKPFTAEFVKPETAVVFHYRSCKKTWPFSCDGPRNTDRSMLKFADKLIPAVSKVRHKVGLHLHGLK is encoded by the exons ATGCCAACAGAACGTGATTTACAGCTTGTGGGGGCCATTTACAGCTGCTGGTTCCCCCTTTCTTCCCGGCGGATGAACGGTGCTCACGCGACGCTGACGTCAACTTCATGTCCAAGAGACCTGAGCCAGTATCTGCCTGTCCACCAACCTGTCCAAAAACCAGGCGGGTTGGCCGTTTGCGCCAAGATCGCTTACGGCCTGAGGTTAGATCCGAACAAGCTGGTGGAATGGTTTGAAATGCAGCGCCTTCTGGGAGTTGACCGAATTCAGCTGTTTGACCTGAACAACACGGACATTGTGCAGAAGGTCTTTAAGCATTATCAGGATTCAGGACTGCTGGATCTCCTGCCTTATAAATTACCAG GACGCCCATGGGGTCGCTTCATTCTAAAGGACGGCAGAGACTGGACGCGGTACGGTGACGACAAAGAACTACCCGTTTGGGACTGTCGCTTACGTCTGGCTGGCTTCAAGTACGTCTCCACCGTGGACATGGATGAGTTCATCTTCCCACGTGGCTTCACCAGTCTCAAAGCTTTCCTGAGG CAACAGTTTGACAAACAGAAAATCGCCGCCGTCCTGAAATTCAAGCCTGTGTTTTTTCTGGACCACTGGGGCCCTGTGGACCCTAACGCTTCTCTGATGTTCCTGCGGTATTTGAACTGTACAGACCCCAAGAATGTTGTGATCAAGACTGCCTATCTTCCTGAGCGAACGCACCAGGCTCACACACACGATGCTTATCCGTACAAACCATTTACAgc GGAGTTCGTGAAACCCGAGACAGCGGTCGTGTTCCATTATAGATCCTGCAAAAAGACGTGGCCGTTCAGCTGTGACGGGCCGCGGAACACCGACAGATCCATGCTGAAGTTTGCGGACAAGCTCATCCCTGCTGTCTCGAAAGTCCGACACAAAGTGGGACTGCATCTTCATGGGTTAAAGTAG
- the LOC143287858 gene encoding LOW QUALITY PROTEIN: uncharacterized protein LOC143287858 (The sequence of the model RefSeq protein was modified relative to this genomic sequence to represent the inferred CDS: substituted 1 base at 1 genomic stop codon), with protein sequence MQQRKMHLPVLLGMNVLGPCLSKAQGLPPYLQTTIREIHLDNVSTRGMARTHQKCCIPANSMATVRVTGNETANHLFASPLAQPLPGGLLLVPTLIAADKASRYVRLANLSQEDKFLPARTPVATLHAVVAVESPDNIHVTAHANELVVSLQTNACPPTPPPPQSTPFPSFDGTATQQQQLQELLSRHATCFSTGENDLGYTDAVYHRIRTTDPAPVAQPYRRIPPHQFQEVQDHIKGLLAKDVIVESYSPYAAPVVVVRKKDGSLRLCVDYRRLNSKTVGDAYPLPRIQESFDALVGAQYFSTLDLASGYHQIAMHPDDQHKTAFITPTGLFEYTRMPMGLASAPATFQRLMQSTMSDYLFQFLLVYLDDLLVYSKSFEEHLGHLDALLGRIAQTGLKLRLDKCQFLRREVTYLGHTISANGVSCEAGKVDAVRNWPKPTTLKDLRSFLGFASYYRRFIHRFSHTAGPLHDLVAEAAKQGRKKLLITRLWQPKHQVAFDQLKKALTTAPVLGYADFTKPFIMETDASHDGLSAILSQDQDGGRRVIAYASRRLRPTEKNQATYSSMKLEFLAMKWAITEKFRHYLIGATFVVLTDNNPLVHFQTAALGALEQRWASQLAQFTFEVKYRPGRANPADALSRLPFVSHPPSISTPMPPEVALSESALCNHQSVSTAVIIPPDGDVPPTPSPTQETLLPRLSRPELRQLQLEDVIIAPVLTAWPSKPKASQDRQVRTLLQQHARLVCEDGVLLRQITDPKFGASKQLVLPSMLRPDVLEMVHDRMGHQGYERTMDLLRPRVYWPGMYADTKAYLTRCQRCTMNRLPSKIHTPVTPLLASRPLEVLAIDFTRLEPASDGRESILVVTDVFSKFTQAIPTRNQEASTVAQALVREWFQRYGVPERIHSDQGRDFESKLVKELCRIYGVKKTRTTPYHPQGNAQCERFNQSLHDLLRTLPPEQKRRWPIHLPEVVQAYNNTPHASTGFAPHFLLFGQEPRLPVDDLLGRPEPTAAGAVDWVRQHRQRLQVAHQRALHQLQQAALQRAKFNRQHSTANDLHVGDYVYIQDFWQPDLHQVTNRPYGHLHVYSVVPLAGGPEKVINRKHLLPATEPIADCEPDQPKQQPPVPSPQDSDTDSDDEVWFIIPPHPQPRCGTPPPDTASEAPQATAQNDLPAASAPVQRRSQRLKEKLPKFSGEEGTLDVEDFIREVRLALELQPLPDSVAAGWLLASLEGRARQEIVRLPTADVNSPDKILELIKENWGEQRDGPTLAAAFYKRQQGVGETVGEYASQLRTLWMKANHAQAHVLPPEVLCPTFANGLHPAALRCDIKRILREHPGTTFEEAKREAQRWMREDNPDPLDQFAVARIARLEARIEALTTARASAPTPAPAPTPAPAGQREVAWAPPRLPQPSQHMRRDQQPLRQGQPLKQEARDGGRSRPCSTGRQARTTTGKLLTPVAISRQATGGGNTLIGQCPTADITLNNQVVSALIDTGSEVTTVTETWAAKHLSHLKLQDCHITVRAVNGAEVPYTGIYVVDIQLFDQHCPNVPVLVVKEPTDPAMQQRKMHLPVLLGMNVLGPCLSKAQGLPPYLQTTIREIHLDNVSTRGMARTHQKCCIPANSMATVRVTGNETANHLFASPLAQPLPGGLLLVPTLIAADKASRYVRLANLSQEDKFLPARTPVATLHAVVAVESPDNIQVTAHANELVVSLQTNACPPTPPPPQSTPFPSFDGTATQQQQLQELLSRHVTCFSTGENDLGYTDAVYHRIRTTDPAPVAQPYCRIPPHQFQEVQDHIKGLLAKDVIVESYSPYAAPVVVVRKKDGSLRLCVDYRRLNSKTVGDAYPLPRIQESFDALVGAQYFSTLDLASGYHQIAMHPDDQHKTAFITPTGLFEYTRMPMGLASAPATFQRLMQSTMSDYLFQFLLVYLDDLLVYSKSFEEHLGHLDALLGRIAQTGLKLRLDKCQFLRREVTYLGHTISANGVSCEAGKVDAVRNWPKPTTLKDLRSFLGFASYYRHFIHRFSHTAGPLHDLVAEAAKQGRKKLLITRLWQPKHQVAFDQLKTALTTAPVLGYADFTKPFIMETDASHDGLSAILSQDQDGGRRVIAYASRRLRPTEKNQATYSSMKLEFLAMKWAITEKFRHYLIGATFVVLTDNNPLVHFQTAALGALEIHSDQGRDFESKLVKELCRIYGVKKTRTTPYHPQGNAQCERFNRSLHDLLRTLPPEQKRRWPIHLPEVVQAYNNTPHASTGFAPHFLLFGQEPRLPVDDLLGRPEPTAAGAVDWVRQHXQRLQVAHQRALHQLQQAALQRAKFNRQHSTANDLHVGDYVYVRNRVLGRNKIQDFWQPDLHQVTNRPYGHLHVYSVVPLAGGPEKVINRKHLLPATEPIADWEPDQPKQQPPVPSPQDSDTDSDDEVWFIIPPHPQPRCGTPPPDTASEAPQATAQNDLPAASAPVQRRSQHLKEKARIKN encoded by the exons ATGCAGCAACGCAAAATGCACCTGCCTGTACTGCTGGGCATGAATGTCCTGGGTCCATGTCTATCGAAAGCCCAgggccttcctccctacctccagaCCACTATCCGTGAGATTCATCTTGACAACGTCTCCACAAGAGGAATGGCACGGACACATCAGAAATGCTGCATCCCTGCAAACTCTATGGCAACAGTACGAGTGACTGGGAATGAAACTGCTAACCACCTCTTTGCTTCTCCACTGGCCCAACCACTCCCAGGAGGGCTTCTCCTGGTGCCAACACTCATTGCTGCTGACAAAGCTTCCCGGTATGTTCGTCTGGCCAACCTTTCACAGGAAGACAAATTCCTGCCAGCACGCACTCCTGTGGCAACCCTCcatgctgttgttgcagttgagAGCCCAGACAACATCCATGTCACAGCACATGCCAATGAACTTGTTGTCTCCCTCCAAACCAATGCTtgcccacctacccctccccctccccaatctacTCCTTTCCCCTCTTTCGATGGCACCGctactcagcaacaacaactccaGGAACTGCTGTCTAGGCATGCGACTTGCTTCTCCACAGGAGAGAATGATCTGGGTTATACAGATGCAGTCTATCATCGCATCCGAACGACAGACCCCGCACCAGTGGCCCAGCCATATCGCCGAATACCTCCACACCAGTTCCAGGAAGTACAGGACCACATCAAGGGGCTCTTAGCAAAAGATGTCATTGTAGAGAGCTACAGCCCCTATGCAGCCCCAGTCGTCGTGGTCCGGAAGAAGGATGGCAGTCTTCGCCTGTGCGTAGACTACAGACGCCTCAACTCCAAGACAGTAGGCGACGCATACCCACTACCACGGATCCAGGAATCCTTTGATGCCTTGGTGGGAGCCCAGTATTTCTCAACACTCGACTTGGCCAGCGGCTACCACCAGATAGCTATGCACCCGGACGACCAGCACAAGACCGCCTTCATCACTCCTACAGGCCTCTTTGAGTATACTCGAATGCCCATGGGGTTGGCTTCTGCTCCAGCTACATTCCAGCGGCTTATGCAGTCAACAATGTCAGACTACCTGTTCCAGTTCCTCTTGGTATACCTGGATGACCTTTTAGTCTACTCCAAGTCATTTGAGGAGCATCTGGGACATCTGGATGCACTGCTGGGTCGCATTGCACAGACTGGTTTGAAACTCCGTCTGGACAAATGCCAGTTCTTACGCCGAGAAGTCACCTACCTGGGCCACACCATCTCTGCAAATGGCGTAAGCTGCGAAGCTGGCAAAGTCGACGCTGTCAGGAATTGGCCGAAGCCGACCACTCTGAAAGACCTCCGCAGCTTCTTGGGATTCGCCAGTTATTACAGGCGTTTCATTCATCGCTTCTCTCACACCGCCGGTCCTCTCCATGACCTAGTGGCTGAGGCAGcaaaacagggaagaaagaaactgCTGATCACCCGACTATGGCAGCCCAAGCATCAAGTGGCATTTGATCAGCTAAAGAAGGCCCTCACAACAGCTCCAGTCCTTGGCTATGCAGATTTCACAAAGCCCTTCATCATGGAAACTGATGCCAGCCATGACGGGTTGAGTGCCATACTCTCCCAGGACCAGGATGGGGGTCGACGTGTCATTGCGTATGCCAGCCGTCGTCTACGCCCCACTGAGAAGAACCAGGCTACGTACAGCAGCATGAAGCTTGAGTTCTTGGCCATGAAGTGGGCCATCACAGAGAAGTTCCGGCACTATCTCATAGGTGCCACCTTTGTTGTCCTCACGGACAACAACCCATTGGTCCACTTCCAGACTGCGGCCCTTGGTGCCTTGGAGCAAAGATGGGCATCCCAGCTAGCCCAGTTCACCTTCGAGGTGAAGTACCGGCCAGGTAGAGCCAACCCTGCTGACGCCCTGTCCCGATTACCATTTgtttcccatcccccatccataTCCACTCCGATGCCCCCAGAAGTTGCACTTTCAGAAAGTGCCCTTTGCAACCACCAGAGCGTCAGCACAGCAGTTATCATACCCCCTGATGGTGACGTGCCACCAACTCCGTCCCCAACTCAGGAGACTCTGCTGCCACGACTCAGCAGACCCGAACTCCGACAGCTCCAGCTCGAAGATGTGATCATTGCACCCGTGCTGACAGCCTGGCCATCCAAGCCAAAAGCCAGCCAAGACCGTCAGGTACGCACCCTGTTGCAGCAGCATGCCCGACTGGTCTGCGAAGACGGTGTCCTGCTCAGGCAGATAACGGACCCCAAATTTGGAGCTTCCAAGCAACTGGTCCTCCCGAGCATGCTTCGCCCCGATGTCCTCGAGATGGTACATGACCGCATGGGACATCAAGGTTACGAGCGGACCATGGATCTGCTGAGACCTCGTGTTTACTGGCCAGGTATGTATGCTGACACAAAAGCATATCTTACCAGATGTCAACGCTGCACCATGAACCGCCTGCCCTCCAAGATTCACACCCCAGTTACCCCTTTACTGGCCAGCCGCCCACTGGAAGTCCTAGCCATCGACTTCACCAGACTGGAACCTGCGAGTGACGGCCGAGAATCCATCCTAGTTGTCACGGATGTCTTCAGCAAGTTCACACAAGCCATCCCAACCCGCAACCAGGAAGCTTCAACAGTTGCCCAGGCCCTGGTGCGAGAATGGTTCCAGCGTTACGGGGTACCAGAAAGAATCCACAGCGACCAAGGCCGTGACTTTGAGTCCAAACTGGTCAAGGAGCTGTGCCGCATCTATGGCGTCAAGAAGACCAGAACAACGCCATACCATCCCCAGGGTAACGCCCAGTGTGAGCGGTTCAACCAATCCCTCCATGATCTGCTGCGCACCCTACCACCGGAGCAGAAGAGACGCTGGCCCATACATCTGCCGGAGGTTGTGCAGGCGTACAACAACACGCCTCATGCCTCCACGGGGTTTGCCCCACACTTTCTTTTGTTTGGACAGGAACCCAGGCTCCCGGTAGACGATCTTCTAGGGCGCCCTGAACCGACAGCCGCAGGAGCTGTGGACTGGGTGAGGCAGCACCGACAGCGACTCCAGGTGGCACACCAGAGGGCACTACACCAACTGCAACAGGCAGCCCTGCAACGTGCCAAGTTCAACAGGCAACACAGCACGGCCAATGATCTACACGTTGGGGACTACGTCTAC ATACAGGACTTCTGGCAGCCAGATCTCCACCAGGTGACTAACCGCCCCTATGGACACCTACATGTCTACTCCGTGGTGCCATTGGCGGGTGGCCCCGAGAAGGTCATCAACAGAAAACACCTGCTGCCAGCAACTGAACCCATCGCAGACTGCGAGCCAGACCAGCCCAAACAGCAACCTCCAGTTCCATCTCCACAAGACTCTGACACAGACTCTGATGATGAGGTATGGTTTATaataccaccccatccccagcccagGTGTGGAACTCCTCCACCCGACACTGCGTCAGAAGCACCCCAGGCCACAGCCCAGAACGACCTGCCTGCAGCATCGGCCCCTGTGCAAAGACGGTCCCAGCGCCTCAAAGAGAAG CTGCCCAAGTTCTCTGGGGAGGAAGGGACATTAGATGTCGAGGACTTCATCCGCGAGGTTAGGCTGGCCCTCGAACTCCAGCCCTTACCAGACTCAGTAGCAGCGGGGTGGCTCCTCGCTTCGCTGGAAGGCCGGGCCCGACAGGAAATCGTCAGACTGCCGACTGCTGACGTAAACTCGCCAGACAAAATTTTAGAGTTGATCAAGGAAAACTGGGGGGAGCAGCGCGATGGCCCCACACTGGCAGCTGCCTTTTATAAACGCCAACAGGGTGTGGGGGAAACAGTGGGGGAGTATGCCTCTCAACTAAGGACCCTTTGGATGAAAGCCAACCATGCACAGGCCCACGTACTGCCACCAGAAGTGCTCTGTCCAACTTTTGCCAATGGCCTTCATCCAGCTGCTTTACGTTGCGACATAAAGCGGATCCTCAGGGAACACCCAGGCACCACCTTTGAAGAAGCCAAAAGGGAGGCCCAGAGGTGGATGAGAGAGGACAACCCAGACCCATTAGACCAGTTTGCGGTGGCAAGGATCGCTCGACTGGAGGCTCGAATTGAGGCCCTCACCACTGCACGGGCATCTGCACCTACACCTGCACCGGCACCTACACCTGCACCTGCTGGCCAGAGAGAAGTCGCGTGGGCCCCACCAAGACTGCCACAGCCATCTCAGCACATGCGCCGGGATCAACAACCCCTGCGACAAGGACAACCACTCAAGCAAGAagcaagagatggagggagatcacGACCATGCT CAACGGGGAGGCAAGCCAGGACAACGACAGGGAAACTTCTAACCCCCGTTGCCATCAGTAGGCAGGCAACGGGGGGCGGGAACACACTGATTGGCCAGTGCCCCACAGCAGACATCACTCTCAACAACCAAGTGGTGTCTGCACTGATCGACACAGGAAGCGAGGTGACCACAGTGACTGAGACATGGGCAGCGAAACATCTCAGTCATTTGAAACTACAGGACTGCCACATCACAGTCAGGGCTGTCAACGGCGCAGAGGTACCATACACCGGCATCTACGTCGTCGACATCCAGCTGTTCGACCAACACTGCCCCAACGTTCCAGTCCTTGTTGTCAAGGAGCCCACAGATCCAGCCATGCAGCAACGCAAAATGCACCTGCCTGTACTGCTGGGCATGAATGTCCTGGGTCCATGTCTATCGAAAGCCCAgggccttcctccctacctccagaCCACTATCCGTGAGATTCATCTTGACAACGTCTCCACAAGAGGAATGGCACGGACACATCAGAAATGCTGCATCCCTGCAAACTCTATGGCAACAGTACGAGTGACTGGGAATGAAACTGCTAACCACCTCTTTGCTTCTCCACTGGCCCAACCACTCCCAGGAGGGCTTCTCCTGGTGCCAACACTCATTGCTGCTGACAAAGCTTCCCGGTATGTTCGTCTGGCCAACCTTTCACAGGAAGACAAATTCCTGCCAGCACGCACTCCTGTGGCAACCCTCcatgctgttgttgcagttgagAGCCCAGACAACATCCAGGTCACAGCACATGCCAATGAACTTGTTGTCTCCCTCCAAACCAATGCTtgcccacctacccctccccctccccaatctacTCCTTTCCCCTCTTTCGATGGCACCGctactcagcaacaacaactccaGGAACTGCTGTCTAGGCATGTGACTTGCTTCTCCACAGGAGAGAATGATCTGGGTTATACAGATGCAGTCTATCATCGCATCCGAACGACAGACCCCGCACCAGTGGCCCAGCCATATTGCCGAATACCTCCACACCAGTTCCAGGAAGTACAGGACCACATCAAGGGGCTCTTAGCAAAAGATGTCATTGTAGAGAGCTACAGCCCCTATGCAGCCCCAGTCGTCGTGGTCCGGAAGAAGGATGGCAGTCTTCGCCTGTGCGTAGACTACAGACGCCTCAACTCCAAGACAGTAGGCGACGCATACCCACTACCACGGATCCAGGAATCCTTTGATGCCTTGGTGGGAGCCCAGTATTTCTCAACACTCGACTTGGCCAGCGGCTACCACCAGATAGCTATGCACCCGGACGACCAGCACAAGACCGCCTTCATCACTCCTACAGGCCTCTTTGAGTATACTCGAATGCCCATGGGGTTGGCTTCTGCTCCAGCTACATTCCAGCGGCTTATGCAGTCAACAATGTCAGACTACCTGTTCCAGTTCCTCTTGGTATACCTGGATGACCTTTTAGTCTACTCCAAGTCATTTGAGGAGCATCTGGGACATCTGGATGCACTGCTGGGTCGCATTGCACAGACTGGTTTGAAACTCCGTCTGGACAAATGCCAGTTCTTACGCCGAGAAGTCACCTACCTGGGCCACACCATCTCTGCAAATGGCGTAAGCTGCGAAGCTGGCAAAGTCGACGCTGTCAGGAATTGGCCGAAGCCGACCACTCTGAAAGACCTCCGCAGCTTCTTGGGATTCGCCAGTTATTACAGGCATTTCATTCATCGCTTCTCTCACACCGCCGGTCCTCTCCATGACCTAGTGGCTGAGGCAGcaaaacagggaagaaagaaactgCTGATCACCCGACTATGGCAGCCCAAGCATCAAGTGGCATTTGATCAGCTAAAGACGGCCCTCACAACAGCTCCAGTCCTTGGCTATGCAGATTTCACAAAGCCCTTCATCATGGAAACTGATGCCAGCCATGACGGGTTGAGTGCCATACTCTCCCAGGACCAGGATGGGGGTCGACGTGTCATTGCGTATGCCAGCCGTCGTCTACGCCCCACTGAGAAGAACCAGGCTACGTACAGCAGCATGAAGCTTGAGTTCTTGGCCATGAAGTGGGCCATCACAGAGAAGTTCCGGCACTATCTCATAGGTGCCACCTTTGTTGTCCTCACGGACAACAACCCATTGGTCCACTTCCAGACTGCGGCCCTTGGTGCCTTGGA AATCCACAGCGACCAAGGCCGTGACTTTGAGTCCAAACTGGTCAAGGAGCTGTGCCGCATCTATGGCGTCAAGAAGACCAGAACAACGCCATACCATCCCCAGGGTAACGCCCAGTGTGAGCGGTTCAACCGATCCCTCCATGATCTGCTGCGCACCCTACCACCGGAGCAGAAGAGACGCTGGCCCATACATCTGCCGGAGGTTGTGCAGGCGTACAACAACACGCCTCATGCCTCCACGGGGTTTGCCCCACACTTTCTTTTGTTTGGACAGGAACCCAGGCTCCCGGTAGACGATCTTCTAGGGCGCCCTGAACCGACAGCCGCAGGAGCTGTGGACTGGGTGAGGCAGCACTGACAGCGACTCCAGGTGGCACACCAGAGGGCACTACACCAACTGCAACAGGCAGCCCTGCAACGTGCCAAGTTCAACAGGCAACACAGCACGGCCAATGATCTACACGTTGGGGACTACGTCTACGTAAGGAACCGAGTCCTGGGCCGCAACAAGATACAGGACTTCTGGCAGCCAGATCTCCACCAGGTGACTAACCGCCCCTATGGACACCTACATGTCTACTCCGTGGTGCCATTGGCGGGTGGCCCCGAGAAGGTCATCAACAGAAAACACCTGCTGCCAGCAACTGAACCCATCGCAGACTGGGAGCCAGACCAGCCCAAACAGCAACCTCCAGTTCCATCTCCACAAGACTCTGACACAGACTCTGATGATGAGGTATGGTTTATaataccaccccatccccagcccagGTGTGGAACTCCTCCACCCGACACTGCGTCAGAAGCACCCCAGGCCACAGCCCAGAACGACCTGCCTGCAGCATCGGCCCCTGTGCAAAGACGGTCCCAGCACCTCAAAGAGAAGGCCAGAATTAAGAATTga